Proteins found in one Lepisosteus oculatus isolate fLepOcu1 chromosome 22, fLepOcu1.hap2, whole genome shotgun sequence genomic segment:
- the LOC102689636 gene encoding protein-tyrosine sulfotransferase 2 — protein MRLSLRRVAMAVCCAGATLALVLVCQRVLLCQRAGGWGRMVPEHEGVSVRDWRRVEYRYSKATPLVFVGGVPRSGTTLMRAMLDAHPLIRCGEETRVIPRLLAMRQAWARSSREKQRLDEAGVTDQVLDSAISSFILEVIARHGEPAPVLCNKDPFTLKSALYLSRIFPRSKFLLMFRDGRAAVHSMITRKVTIAGFDLSSYRDCLSKWSRAMEAMLLQCQQVGPLRCMAVRYETLVLQPRQTLRSILRFLDVAWDEAVLHHEDAIGQPGGVSLSRVERSTDQVIKPVNLEALSRWVGHIPEDVLADMADIAPMLSRLGYDPHANPPRYGEAEPAVLNNTERVLKGDYKTPSKLKGQLPVLLNVSDTER, from the exons ATGCGCCTGTCTCTGCGGCGCGTTGCCATGGCAGTGTGCTGTGCCGGGGCGACGCTGGCGCTGGTGCTTGTGTGCCAGCGGGTCCTGCTGTGCCAGCGGGCGGGAGGCTGGGGCAGGATGGTGCCGGAGCACGAGGGCGTGTCCGTGCGTGACTGGCGGCGAGTGGAGTACCGCTACAGCAAGGCCACGCCCCTGGTGTTCGTGGGCGGCGTCCCCCGCAGCGGCACCACGCTGATGAGAGCCATGCTGGACGCCCACCCCCTGATCCGCTGCGGAGAGGAGACGCGCGTCATCCCGCGCCTGCTGGCCATGCGGCAGGCCTGGGCGCGCTCCTCGCGCGAGAAGCAGCGGCTGGACGAGGCGGGGGTCACGGACCAAGTGCTCGACTCGGCCATTTCCTCCTTCATCCTGGAGGTCATCGCGCGGCACGGGGAGCCGGCGCCCGTGCTCTGCAACAAAGACCCCTTTACCCTGAAGAGCGCCCTCTACCTGTCACGCATCTTCCCCAG GTCGAAATTCCTGCTGATGTTCCGGGACGGCCGGGCAGCGGTGCACTCCATGATCACGCGGAAGGTGACGATCGCCGGTTTCGACCTGTCCAGCTACCGCGACTGCCTGTCCAAGTGGAGCCGCGCTATGGAGGCCATGCTGCTGCAGTGCCAGCAGGTGGGGCCGTTGCGCTGCATGGCGGTGCGCTACGAGACGCTGGTGCTGCAGCCGCGCCAGACCCTGCGCTCCATCCTGCGCTTCCTGGACGTTGCCTGGGACGAGGCTGTGCTGCACCACGAGGACGCCATCGGGCAGCCCGGGGGCGTGTCTCTGTCCAG GGTCGAGCGCTCCACCGACCAGGTGATCAAGCCCGTCAACCTGGAGGCGCTGTCCCGCTGGGTGGGCCACATCCCTGAGGACGTGCTGGCCGACATGGCCGACATCGCGCCCATGCTGAGCCGGCTGGGGTACGACCCTCACGCCAACCCACCCCGCTACGGAGAGGCGGAGCCCGCTGTCCTCAACAACACGGAGAGG GTCTTGAAGGGGGATTATAAGACACCCTCCAAACTGAAAGGGCAGCTGCCG GTGCTTCTGAATGTGTCGGACACAGAGAGGTGA